One genomic region from Paramicrobacterium agarici encodes:
- the groL gene encoding chaperonin GroEL (60 kDa chaperone family; promotes refolding of misfolded polypeptides especially under stressful conditions; forms two stacked rings of heptamers to form a barrel-shaped 14mer; ends can be capped by GroES; misfolded proteins enter the barrel where they are refolded when GroES binds), which produces MAKIIAFDEEARRGLERGLNTLADAVKVTLGPRGRNVVLEKKWGAPTITNDGVSIAKEIELDEPYEKIGAELVKEVAKKTDDVAGDGTTTSVVLAQALVREGLRNVAAGADPIALKRGIEKAVGAVSDELLAAAKEIETKDEIAATASISAADAQIGEIIAEAIDKVGKEGVVTVEESNTFGTELELTEGMRFDKGYLSGYFVTDQDRQEAVFEDPYVLIVNSKISNIKDLLPVVDQVIQAGKQLLIIAEDVEGEALATLVLNKIRGIFKSVAVKAPGFGDRRKAQLQDIAILTGGQVVSEEVGLKLENVTLDLLGRARKVVVTKDETTIVEGGGEADAIAGRVAQIRKEIENTDSDYDREKLQERLAKLAGGVAVIKAGAATEVELKERKHRIEDAVRNAKAAVEEGIVAGGGVALIQAGKTAFGKLSLEGDEATGANIVKVAVDAPLKQIATNAGLEPGVVAEKVRGLEVGYGLNAATGEYEDMLQSGIADPVKVTRSALLNAGSIAGLFLTTEAVVADKPEKAAPAAPADPTGGMDF; this is translated from the coding sequence AGGCCCGCCGCGGCCTCGAGCGTGGCCTGAACACGCTCGCCGACGCAGTCAAGGTGACCCTTGGGCCGCGCGGCCGCAACGTCGTCCTCGAGAAGAAGTGGGGCGCCCCCACCATCACCAACGATGGTGTGTCGATCGCCAAGGAGATCGAGCTCGACGAGCCGTACGAGAAGATCGGTGCAGAGCTGGTCAAGGAAGTCGCCAAGAAGACGGATGACGTCGCAGGCGACGGAACCACCACGTCGGTTGTTCTGGCTCAGGCACTCGTGCGCGAGGGACTGCGCAACGTCGCAGCGGGCGCCGACCCGATCGCGCTGAAGCGCGGCATCGAGAAGGCCGTTGGCGCCGTCTCGGACGAACTGCTCGCCGCAGCCAAGGAGATCGAGACCAAGGACGAGATCGCCGCAACGGCTTCGATCTCTGCCGCTGACGCGCAGATCGGCGAGATCATCGCCGAGGCCATCGACAAGGTGGGCAAGGAAGGCGTCGTCACTGTCGAGGAGTCGAACACGTTCGGCACCGAGCTGGAGCTCACCGAGGGCATGCGCTTCGACAAGGGCTACCTCTCGGGCTACTTCGTGACGGACCAGGACCGCCAGGAGGCTGTCTTCGAGGACCCGTACGTCCTCATCGTCAACTCGAAGATCTCGAACATCAAGGATCTGCTGCCCGTCGTCGACCAGGTCATCCAGGCCGGCAAGCAGCTGCTCATCATCGCTGAAGACGTCGAGGGCGAAGCTCTTGCGACGCTCGTGCTCAACAAGATCCGCGGTATCTTCAAGTCTGTCGCCGTCAAGGCACCGGGCTTCGGTGACCGCCGCAAGGCTCAGCTGCAGGACATCGCGATCCTCACGGGCGGACAGGTCGTCTCCGAAGAGGTCGGTCTCAAGCTCGAGAACGTCACGCTCGATCTGCTCGGTCGCGCCCGCAAGGTCGTTGTCACGAAGGACGAGACGACGATCGTCGAGGGCGGTGGCGAGGCCGACGCCATTGCCGGACGTGTCGCTCAGATCCGCAAGGAGATCGAGAACACCGACAGCGACTACGACCGCGAGAAGCTGCAGGAGCGTCTTGCGAAGCTTGCTGGCGGCGTCGCCGTCATCAAGGCCGGTGCCGCGACGGAGGTTGAGCTCAAGGAGCGCAAGCACCGCATCGAGGACGCCGTCCGCAACGCGAAGGCCGCCGTCGAAGAGGGCATCGTCGCCGGTGGTGGCGTTGCGCTCATCCAGGCGGGCAAGACTGCCTTCGGCAAGCTCTCGCTCGAGGGCGACGAGGCAACCGGTGCGAACATCGTCAAGGTCGCTGTCGACGCTCCGCTTAAGCAGATCGCCACGAACGCGGGCCTCGAGCCCGGCGTCGTCGCCGAGAAGGTTCGCGGGCTCGAGGTCGGCTACGGCCTCAACGCGGCAACCGGCGAGTACGAGGACATGCTTCAGTCCGGTATCGCTGACCCGGTGAAGGTCACGCGCTCGGCTCTGCTGAACGCAGGCTCGATCGCCGGTCTGTTCCTCACCACGGAGGCCGTCGTCGCGGACAAGCCTGAAAAGGCTGCCCCGGCTGCTCCGGCCGACCCGACCGGTGGCATGGACTTCTAA
- a CDS encoding WXG100 family type VII secretion target — protein sequence MSKYTVDSEAVQAASASIRGITEQLRADVNTLMGQIQNLQSQWTGQAASAFTAAAHDWRTTQARVEESINELNTALAQAGSQYADVELQNTGMFGR from the coding sequence ATGAGCAAGTACACGGTCGACAGCGAGGCCGTTCAGGCCGCCAGCGCAAGCATCCGCGGCATTACGGAGCAGCTACGAGCGGATGTGAACACCTTGATGGGTCAGATTCAGAACCTGCAGTCCCAGTGGACAGGTCAAGCCGCGAGTGCGTTCACCGCGGCAGCCCATGACTGGCGGACGACGCAGGCGCGCGTCGAGGAGTCCATCAACGAACTGAACACGGCGCTCGCACAGGCGGGCTCGCAGTACGCCGACGTCGAACTGCAGAACACCGGAATGTTCGGACGGTGA
- a CDS encoding sensor histidine kinase, producing the protein MKAIADWWNSITLRSKITGVTVIVLTFGLLVTGAGTVIILKQALIEQAKAELVAFATGDISRYIDVDDEGARHVRETNEYYIALYDADGTLIDHNWDDRESRLLPRPAEGTISVANAISTYPRAVTNVIGSEFQAVTVVSDAMDDRGTNGVVFIARSMRGPDSVVATYLTIFFGLGLGVIVLGALITRVLVTNTLHPLREAETTAAHIAGGDFSQRLTHMTPNTEVGRLNRSLNTMLNRIDRAFKDRAQTIEQMRRFVGDASHELRTPLVTVRGYAELYRMGALEKPEDVAQAMERIEKEAVRMSGMVQDLLELARLDEARPRELTRIDLTPLAKDAVMDARASYPGRPVSFVIDTPPDSASLAPEQPATSPEPEPRAVTRPNGSGGNTGPIALAGATFARLRGRRPRKGAETAPSQEASKPVTHITSSIPTVPAIVMGEENKIRQVIANLMGNAMRFTPDGSPIEVGVSANPLTGMATVAVIDHGEGVPEPIREKIFQRFWRADSSRTRETGGSGLGLAIVSSIVAAHNGSVDVNETPGGGATFRIRLPLASTVSESPSATES; encoded by the coding sequence ATGAAGGCCATAGCCGACTGGTGGAACTCGATCACGCTGCGCAGCAAGATCACCGGCGTCACGGTGATCGTGCTGACGTTCGGCTTGCTCGTCACCGGTGCCGGCACGGTCATCATTCTGAAGCAGGCGCTCATCGAACAGGCGAAGGCTGAGCTCGTCGCCTTCGCCACGGGCGACATCTCGCGCTATATCGACGTCGATGACGAAGGAGCGCGGCACGTGCGAGAGACGAACGAGTACTACATCGCGCTCTACGATGCCGACGGCACCCTCATCGATCACAACTGGGATGACCGGGAGAGCAGGCTGCTCCCGCGTCCGGCAGAGGGAACCATCAGCGTCGCGAACGCCATCTCGACGTACCCGCGCGCCGTGACGAACGTCATCGGCTCGGAGTTTCAGGCCGTCACCGTCGTCTCAGACGCCATGGACGATCGCGGGACGAACGGCGTTGTCTTCATCGCACGCTCGATGCGCGGCCCAGATAGCGTCGTCGCCACCTACCTCACGATCTTCTTCGGCCTTGGCCTCGGCGTCATCGTGCTGGGCGCACTCATCACCCGCGTGCTGGTGACGAATACGCTGCACCCGCTTCGCGAGGCCGAGACGACGGCCGCGCACATCGCGGGCGGCGACTTCAGCCAGCGCCTGACGCACATGACGCCCAACACCGAAGTCGGCCGGTTGAACCGCTCGCTCAACACCATGCTCAACCGCATCGACCGCGCGTTCAAAGACCGGGCACAGACCATCGAGCAGATGCGTCGCTTCGTCGGCGACGCGAGCCACGAGCTGCGCACTCCCCTCGTCACGGTCCGCGGATACGCGGAGCTGTACCGCATGGGCGCTCTCGAGAAGCCCGAGGACGTCGCGCAGGCGATGGAGCGCATCGAGAAGGAAGCCGTGCGCATGAGCGGCATGGTGCAGGACCTTCTCGAACTCGCGCGCCTCGACGAGGCACGACCGCGCGAACTGACACGCATCGATCTCACGCCTCTCGCGAAGGATGCTGTCATGGATGCCCGCGCCTCCTACCCAGGACGCCCGGTATCGTTCGTCATCGATACGCCGCCCGACAGCGCGTCGCTCGCTCCCGAGCAGCCGGCCACCTCGCCCGAGCCCGAACCCCGTGCCGTGACCCGCCCGAACGGCTCGGGAGGCAACACGGGACCGATCGCCCTCGCTGGAGCGACGTTTGCTCGGCTGAGGGGCCGCCGTCCGCGCAAGGGAGCAGAGACCGCGCCTTCTCAGGAAGCGTCGAAGCCGGTCACGCACATCACGTCGTCGATCCCGACGGTTCCGGCCATTGTGATGGGTGAAGAGAACAAGATTCGTCAGGTGATCGCCAATCTCATGGGAAACGCCATGCGCTTCACTCCCGATGGAAGTCCCATCGAAGTGGGCGTCTCGGCCAACCCGCTCACGGGAATGGCCACCGTCGCCGTGATCGACCACGGGGAGGGTGTGCCCGAACCGATTCGAGAGAAGATCTTCCAGCGATTCTGGCGCGCCGACTCGTCTCGCACGCGCGAGACGGGCGGAAGCGGACTCGGCCTCGCGATCGTGTCGTCGATCGTTGCCGCGCACAACGGCAGTGTCGACGTCAATGAGACTCCCGGCGGTGGCGCGACCTTCCGCATTCGGCTTCCCCTCGCCTCAACCGTCTCCGAATCGCCGTCAGCGACCGAGAGCTGA
- a CDS encoding response regulator transcription factor, with amino-acid sequence MTGPRILIVDDEPNIRDLLTTSLRFAGFAVRAVGNGAQAISAVLEEEPDLIILDVMLPDMNGFGVTKRLRASGYTAPILFLTAKDDTEDKITGLTVGGDDYVTKPFSLDEIVARIKAILRRTMQADEDAIIRAGELTMDQDTHEVFVGDTSVELSPTEFKLLRYLMLNPNRVLSKAQILDHVWEYDFNGDAGIVESYISYLRRKLDQFSDEPLIQTKRGFGYMLKTSKQ; translated from the coding sequence ATGACAGGACCACGAATCCTCATCGTCGATGACGAGCCAAACATCCGCGACCTGCTGACGACGAGCCTGCGCTTCGCCGGCTTCGCTGTCAGAGCCGTCGGCAACGGCGCTCAGGCCATCTCTGCCGTCCTTGAAGAAGAGCCGGACCTGATTATTCTCGACGTCATGCTCCCCGACATGAACGGCTTCGGAGTCACCAAGCGACTTCGCGCCTCGGGGTACACGGCGCCCATTCTCTTCCTCACGGCGAAGGACGACACCGAAGACAAGATCACGGGACTCACGGTCGGTGGCGACGACTACGTCACCAAGCCGTTCAGCCTCGACGAGATCGTCGCGCGCATCAAGGCGATCCTCCGACGCACCATGCAGGCAGATGAAGACGCCATCATCCGTGCCGGCGAGCTCACCATGGACCAGGACACGCATGAAGTCTTCGTCGGAGACACGAGCGTCGAGCTGAGCCCGACGGAGTTCAAGCTTCTGCGGTACCTCATGCTCAACCCCAACCGCGTGCTCAGCAAGGCGCAGATCCTCGATCACGTCTGGGAGTACGACTTCAACGGTGATGCCGGCATCGTCGAGAGCTACATCTCGTATTTGCGGCGCAAGCTCGATCAGTTCTCTGACGAGCCGCTGATTCAGACCAAGCGCGGATTCGGGTACATGCTGAAGACCAGCAAGCAATAG
- the folP gene encoding dihydropteroate synthase translates to MTEPSRHDLPELPTIAAAVRQIGARRFDFSREVAVMAVVNRTPDSFYDRGRTFALDSAVTACLDAASSGADWVDIGGAPFAPGPEIPADEESDRVVPVVEAVRAASDIVISVDTFRADVARRSILAGADIINDTTGLADPELARVVADSDASIVITHSLAAPRTPLASPTYRDVSIEVAEFLERRVERALGAGIPEERIIVDPGHDLNKNTLHSLELTRRLGPIVDLGYPTLVAVSNKDFIGESLDADRGDRVEGSLVAAALCIAQGARIVRMHNVRESVAAVRMAEAILGMRQPAYLRHNMGERND, encoded by the coding sequence ATGACCGAGCCTTCCCGTCACGATCTGCCCGAGCTCCCGACGATCGCGGCGGCGGTGCGTCAGATTGGGGCGCGGCGCTTCGACTTCTCGCGCGAGGTCGCGGTCATGGCAGTCGTCAATCGCACGCCCGACTCGTTTTACGACCGCGGCCGCACGTTTGCCCTCGACAGCGCGGTGACCGCCTGCCTCGACGCGGCCTCAAGCGGAGCGGACTGGGTCGACATCGGCGGAGCACCGTTCGCCCCTGGTCCCGAGATCCCGGCAGACGAGGAGTCCGACCGCGTCGTCCCCGTCGTCGAGGCCGTGCGCGCAGCATCCGACATCGTGATCTCCGTCGATACATTCCGCGCAGACGTCGCTCGTCGCAGCATCCTGGCCGGTGCCGACATCATCAACGACACGACGGGCCTCGCCGATCCGGAGCTTGCTCGCGTCGTGGCGGACAGCGACGCGAGCATTGTCATCACGCACAGCCTCGCGGCTCCGCGCACCCCGCTGGCATCGCCGACGTATCGCGATGTCTCGATAGAGGTCGCTGAGTTTCTCGAACGCCGCGTTGAGCGCGCGCTCGGCGCAGGCATTCCCGAGGAGCGCATCATCGTCGATCCGGGCCATGACCTCAACAAGAACACGCTGCACAGTCTCGAGCTCACGCGGAGACTCGGCCCGATCGTCGACCTCGGCTACCCGACGCTCGTCGCGGTGTCGAACAAGGACTTCATCGGCGAGAGCCTCGACGCCGATCGGGGAGACCGCGTTGAAGGCTCACTCGTCGCTGCAGCGTTGTGCATTGCTCAGGGGGCGCGGATCGTGCGCATGCACAATGTGCGAGAGTCTGTCGCTGCCGTGCGCATGGCAGAGGCGATTCTCGGTATGCGGCAGCCCGCGTACCTCCGGCACAACATGGGAGAGCGCAATGACTGA
- a CDS encoding pyrimidine reductase family protein, whose product MTEITRVWPLPAESTADTARIADWYDVADRGEPWLRMNFVSSADGGVTVNGLSGGLGTDADHVVFDALRTLADVVIVGAGTVRAEGYGAMRVDAVEQRTARGIAPQPVFAIVSRSLSLDPGDRIFRDAPVRPIIVTCETADAERRERLESVADVLICGAGRVDGIAMRRALAERGLNQMHCEGGPTLFGALVRDDAVDELCLTVSPTLVGGAAGRILSGDDQTLRSLSLTHICEDDGTLLLRYVRA is encoded by the coding sequence ATGACTGAGATCACGCGGGTATGGCCGCTGCCCGCCGAGTCCACGGCGGATACCGCGAGAATCGCCGACTGGTATGACGTTGCCGATCGCGGCGAGCCGTGGCTGCGCATGAACTTCGTGTCGAGCGCCGACGGGGGAGTGACCGTCAACGGTCTCTCGGGAGGCCTCGGAACAGACGCCGATCACGTCGTCTTCGATGCTCTGCGCACGCTCGCAGACGTCGTCATCGTCGGAGCCGGAACCGTGCGCGCCGAGGGCTACGGCGCCATGAGAGTGGATGCTGTCGAGCAGCGAACGGCGCGGGGAATCGCCCCGCAGCCGGTGTTCGCGATCGTGTCGCGCAGCCTGAGCCTCGATCCCGGCGACAGGATCTTCCGTGACGCGCCGGTGCGCCCCATCATCGTCACATGCGAAACGGCAGACGCCGAACGGCGCGAGCGTCTCGAGTCGGTCGCCGACGTGCTGATCTGCGGCGCAGGGCGCGTGGACGGCATCGCCATGCGTCGCGCACTTGCAGAACGCGGTCTCAACCAGATGCATTGCGAGGGCGGTCCGACGCTCTTCGGCGCCCTCGTGCGTGACGACGCCGTCGACGAACTGTGTCTCACGGTGAGCCCGACTCTCGTCGGCGGTGCCGCGGGCCGCATCCTCTCCGGCGACGATCAGACGCTGCGGTCGCTGTCACTTACGCACATCTGTGAAGATGACGGGACCCTTCTGCTGCGGTACGTGAGAGCGTAG
- a CDS encoding DNA repair helicase XPB, translated as MSDGPLIVQSDRTVLLEVAHPDAEDARHALAVFAELERAPEHIHTYRITRLGLWNARAAGHGSDEMLATLNEYSKFPVPQSVSTDIADTVSRYGRLVIERNNEGELVLSSGDPAVLTEVARSKRISPLLIGKPSETSYLIEPWARGQVKQELVKLGWPAEDLAGYTPGTPYDIDLREDGWSLRDYQHKAIDNFFDGGSGVVVLPCGAGKTLVGAGAMATANTTTLILVTNTVSARQWRDELLRRTSLTEDEIGEYSGEVKEVKPVTIATYQILTSRRKGQYAHLSLLDALDWGLVVYDEVHLLPAPVFKLTADLQARRRLGLTATLVREDGRAGDVFSLIGPKRFDAPWKEIESQGYISPAECFEVRIDMPKADRLEYAASADNERYRLAATTPAKISTVKRLIDKHAGERILVIGQYLDQLDELADVLGAPKLTGETPNDERERLYQLFRDGSEPVLVVSKVANFSVDLPEATVAIQVSGSFGSRQEEAQRLGRLLRPKTSGLTANFYTLVARDTLDQDFAQNRQRFLSEQGYSYSILDASSIAA; from the coding sequence ATGTCTGACGGCCCTCTCATCGTTCAAAGCGACCGCACCGTGCTTCTCGAAGTCGCTCACCCCGACGCAGAAGACGCTCGGCACGCACTCGCGGTTTTCGCCGAACTCGAGCGCGCCCCCGAGCACATTCACACGTATCGCATCACGCGGCTCGGGCTGTGGAACGCTCGCGCAGCCGGCCATGGCTCAGACGAGATGCTTGCAACGCTCAACGAGTACTCGAAGTTCCCGGTTCCGCAGAGCGTCTCGACCGACATCGCCGATACCGTGTCGCGATACGGACGGCTCGTGATCGAGCGCAACAACGAGGGCGAGCTCGTGCTGTCGAGCGGTGACCCGGCTGTGCTCACGGAAGTGGCGCGTTCGAAGCGCATCAGCCCGCTACTGATCGGAAAGCCGTCAGAGACGAGCTACCTCATCGAGCCATGGGCTCGCGGGCAGGTCAAGCAAGAGCTCGTGAAGCTGGGCTGGCCCGCAGAAGACCTCGCGGGATACACGCCTGGCACGCCGTACGACATCGATCTGCGCGAAGATGGCTGGTCGCTGCGCGACTATCAGCACAAGGCCATCGACAACTTCTTCGATGGCGGCTCCGGCGTGGTCGTTCTGCCCTGCGGCGCCGGGAAGACCCTCGTGGGCGCTGGCGCCATGGCGACCGCGAACACCACGACGCTCATTCTCGTGACGAACACCGTTTCTGCGCGGCAGTGGCGCGACGAGCTGCTGCGCCGCACGAGCCTCACCGAAGACGAAATCGGCGAGTACTCGGGCGAGGTCAAAGAGGTCAAGCCCGTCACCATCGCGACGTACCAGATTCTCACGTCGCGCCGGAAGGGACAGTACGCACACCTCTCTCTTCTCGACGCTCTCGACTGGGGACTCGTCGTCTACGACGAGGTTCACTTGCTTCCGGCCCCCGTGTTCAAGCTGACGGCGGATCTGCAGGCACGGCGTCGCCTCGGCCTCACCGCAACGCTCGTGCGTGAGGACGGGCGAGCCGGCGATGTGTTCAGCCTGATCGGCCCCAAGCGGTTCGACGCTCCGTGGAAGGAGATCGAGTCGCAGGGATACATCTCCCCAGCGGAATGCTTCGAGGTGCGCATCGACATGCCCAAGGCCGACCGGCTCGAATACGCGGCGTCGGCGGACAACGAGAGGTATCGCCTCGCCGCGACGACTCCCGCGAAGATCAGCACCGTGAAGCGGCTGATCGACAAGCACGCGGGCGAACGGATTCTCGTGATCGGGCAGTACCTCGATCAGCTCGACGAACTCGCCGACGTTCTCGGCGCTCCCAAGCTGACGGGAGAGACTCCCAACGATGAGCGCGAGCGGCTGTACCAGCTCTTCCGCGACGGAAGCGAACCTGTGCTCGTGGTCTCGAAGGTCGCCAACTTCTCGGTCGACCTGCCCGAGGCGACGGTCGCCATTCAGGTGTCAGGATCGTTCGGCTCGCGCCAAGAGGAGGCGCAGCGTCTGGGCCGCCTGCTGCGCCCGAAGACGTCGGGGCTCACGGCGAACTTCTACACGCTTGTCGCCCGCGACACGCTCGACCAGGACTTCGCGCAGAACAGGCAGCGGTTCCTCTCGGAGCAGGGCTACAGCTATTCGATCCTCGATGCGTCAAGCATCGCCGCCTGA
- a CDS encoding helicase-associated domain-containing protein, with product MTDALLVATHVRSLSDDELLRLLHARGVSDDPRIADFFDLAEKLLERQSVERALRACDRRMLLALSAAAELRSPHTLAELTSFVASLGAGEETAEEAADGLARAGALGLVVVDDHVHSLDAVGSALDEFRGKGLPPTAALADHPPTALNVVTDTDRIDSLAGERAFTTTTAAGEFVTELLRAPARELGRGGLALPDARRLATATGIEFESVGAVLRAAAAAQLLALDGRNWAPTQHGLNWLELSTADRWMALASAWCTAIPDEIRPLLSARCDARWASTLREKARWRYPLGGERVSNRVDALVTQAELLGIVADDTLSRAGAELLEGHPDAAATHLRSTLPHEVSQVYVQDDLSVISPGPLVPSRDSRLRVMADIESRSQATTYRFTRASIDRALGAGEDESSIVAFLTDLSLTGIPQPLRYLISDVAAHHGLLRVRESIIDGRATSIIRSSDDDLLETLTVDQNLASLSLRRMGHGLLESRFSRDLVFWALQDARYPVSAEDEHGELVRVSRHHVAEPSVDSEPDLSGFVSRLRGSVKGTSAHPDDAWLIRQLELAVRSRSTVIVAVAMPGGETVELSLEPTGLAGGRLRGRDSTADVERTLPLASIRSVSPAGS from the coding sequence ATGACAGATGCCCTGCTCGTCGCAACGCACGTGCGCTCATTGTCCGACGATGAGCTCTTACGGTTGCTTCACGCTCGCGGAGTCTCTGACGATCCGCGCATCGCAGACTTCTTCGATCTTGCAGAGAAGCTTCTCGAGCGACAGAGCGTTGAGCGCGCGCTTCGCGCGTGTGACAGGCGGATGCTGCTCGCGCTCTCGGCCGCAGCGGAGCTGCGCTCCCCCCACACTCTCGCTGAGCTGACGAGCTTCGTCGCCTCCCTGGGTGCGGGCGAGGAGACGGCGGAAGAGGCCGCTGATGGCCTTGCACGCGCTGGCGCGCTTGGCCTCGTCGTTGTGGATGACCACGTTCATTCGCTTGACGCGGTCGGAAGCGCGCTCGACGAGTTTCGAGGCAAGGGCCTTCCCCCGACCGCGGCGCTTGCCGATCATCCGCCCACGGCGCTCAACGTCGTCACGGACACGGACCGCATCGACTCCCTTGCCGGCGAGCGCGCATTCACGACGACGACGGCGGCTGGCGAGTTCGTGACCGAGCTGCTGCGCGCGCCTGCGAGAGAGTTGGGCCGCGGAGGGCTCGCACTGCCAGACGCGCGACGACTTGCGACGGCGACGGGCATCGAGTTCGAGAGCGTCGGAGCGGTGCTTCGTGCGGCGGCGGCAGCACAGCTTCTCGCGCTGGACGGCCGCAACTGGGCTCCAACGCAGCACGGACTGAACTGGCTCGAACTATCGACAGCTGACCGCTGGATGGCTCTCGCCTCGGCCTGGTGCACCGCGATTCCTGACGAGATCCGGCCGCTGCTGAGCGCTCGATGCGACGCGCGCTGGGCGAGCACGCTGCGTGAGAAGGCACGCTGGCGTTATCCGCTCGGAGGCGAACGCGTGAGCAATCGCGTCGACGCCCTCGTAACTCAGGCGGAACTTCTCGGCATCGTCGCCGACGACACTCTCTCACGCGCCGGAGCGGAACTGCTTGAGGGGCATCCTGACGCCGCTGCCACGCATCTGCGGTCGACGCTCCCCCACGAGGTCAGTCAGGTCTATGTCCAAGACGACCTGAGCGTCATCTCGCCTGGACCGCTCGTGCCATCGCGCGACTCCCGGTTGCGTGTCATGGCAGACATCGAGTCACGATCGCAGGCGACGACGTACCGTTTCACGCGCGCCAGCATCGACCGGGCACTCGGCGCGGGCGAAGACGAGTCGAGCATCGTCGCGTTTCTCACCGACCTCTCGCTCACCGGGATCCCTCAGCCCCTGCGCTACCTGATCTCTGACGTTGCGGCGCACCACGGCCTGCTGCGCGTGCGCGAGAGCATCATCGATGGCCGCGCGACGTCAATCATCCGCTCGAGCGATGACGATCTTCTTGAGACCCTCACCGTCGACCAGAACCTCGCGTCGCTGTCGCTGCGGCGGATGGGGCACGGACTCCTCGAGAGCCGGTTCTCTCGCGATCTCGTGTTCTGGGCGTTGCAGGACGCACGGTACCCCGTCTCGGCAGAAGACGAGCACGGTGAGCTTGTGCGCGTCTCACGCCATCATGTCGCGGAGCCCTCCGTCGACTCCGAACCCGACTTGTCGGGGTTTGTCTCGAGGCTGCGCGGCTCCGTCAAGGGAACGAGCGCGCACCCCGACGACGCCTGGCTGATTCGCCAGCTGGAGCTCGCCGTCCGGTCGCGCAGCACCGTCATCGTCGCGGTGGCGATGCCCGGAGGCGAGACGGTCGAACTTTCGCTCGAGCCGACGGGGCTCGCGGGGGGCCGGCTGCGGGGGCGCGACAGCACGGCAGATGTCGAGCGAACGCTTCCGCTTGCCAGCATCCGCTCTGTGTCGCCCGCTGGCTCGTGA
- a CDS encoding multidrug ABC transporter ATPase: MASSGSDSSTSVVQRVLAYALLGVVLISVASFFAIMIGTWNGMEQADFGTGLWPVVAMTPYIGLPLAMIMLIALLVAGAVGRSRAARRQ; this comes from the coding sequence GTGGCTTCATCTGGATCGGATTCGTCGACAAGCGTTGTTCAGCGCGTTCTCGCCTACGCTCTTCTCGGAGTCGTGCTCATCTCGGTCGCGAGCTTCTTCGCCATCATGATCGGCACCTGGAACGGCATGGAACAGGCCGACTTCGGAACGGGGCTCTGGCCTGTCGTGGCGATGACGCCGTATATCGGACTTCCTCTCGCGATGATCATGCTCATCGCGCTACTCGTCGCCGGAGCGGTCGGCCGCAGCCGGGCAGCCCGCAGACAATGA
- a CDS encoding cold-shock protein: protein MPTGKVKFYDEDKGFGFITSEDGEQVFVHASALPAGVTSLKAGTRLEFGVAQGKRGAQALSVRLLDKPHSVVRMNRKPADDMVVIVEDLMKILDGVSGTLRKGHYPENAHSRKVAALLRRVADELDA, encoded by the coding sequence ATGCCCACCGGCAAGGTTAAGTTCTACGACGAAGACAAGGGATTCGGCTTCATCACGAGTGAAGACGGCGAGCAGGTCTTCGTGCACGCCTCGGCGCTTCCCGCGGGCGTGACGAGCCTGAAGGCGGGAACGCGCCTGGAGTTCGGCGTTGCGCAGGGAAAGCGGGGCGCGCAGGCATTGTCCGTGCGCCTGCTCGATAAGCCGCACAGCGTGGTTCGCATGAACCGCAAGCCGGCCGACGACATGGTTGTGATCGTCGAAGACCTGATGAAGATCCTCGACGGCGTCAGCGGAACCCTGCGTAAGGGGCACTACCCTGAGAACGCTCACTCACGAAAGGTCGCGGCGCTCCTTCGCCGCGTTGCGGACGAACTCGATGCCTGA